From a region of the Candidatus Methylomirabilota bacterium genome:
- a CDS encoding aldehyde ferredoxin oxidoreductase C-terminal domain-containing protein — protein MSPTTLATPATKTKRAPARPGAYAGRLLRVDLTRKTCWAEPWSPDEMRELLGGVGLGALILYRETATRGGKGNVAWDHPDNRLVLATGPLAGLPVWGTGALTVVTIGAQTNGPTSTQANGFFGTNLKYSGYDAIIVQGQSKDWVYLYIDDDVVELREATFLLGKDTWETQEALGAAHGLSGHQLSVYAIGPAGENLVRFAAIHGDYGHVASKNGCGAVMGKKKLKAVAIVKGTRALTAADYRGVIQAADDIAHDLRTDPSAKSLYEYGTLPGVVNLSKLGVLPIKNYTTNVPYDDTSSWEAPKLREGFDHRGHQCNACGMHHCHMQVIRGGEHKGKVVDEPEYEGWSGCGWQIGARDKEGISWLNTECDRACVDVNEFGWVCGWVMECQEKGYLTKEQLGFELGWGDIKGARRLLGMISHREGFGDLLAEGVKIAAERLGGRAKECAIYTLLGASPRGHDHRGRWDEMLDTCMAGTGTLESGVPVHVAELGLPTRITPFDGEAVARQVAGILGRRHFEDSLGICIFTARTRMENLCRALSAATGWYYTLDEAMRFGRRTAAILRSVRLRCGIGPKLERPSARYGSTPHDGPAKGQAVSEQWEKMVDTWYTQVGYDRKTGKPLPQTLKELGLDWLARDLWGPKR, from the coding sequence ATGAGCCCTACCACCCTCGCCACGCCCGCGACGAAGACGAAGCGGGCCCCCGCGCGCCCCGGCGCCTACGCCGGCCGCCTCCTCCGCGTCGATCTCACCCGCAAGACGTGCTGGGCCGAGCCCTGGAGCCCGGACGAGATGCGTGAGCTGCTGGGCGGCGTCGGGCTCGGAGCGCTGATCCTGTACCGCGAGACCGCCACGCGCGGCGGCAAGGGCAACGTCGCCTGGGACCATCCCGACAACCGGCTCGTGCTCGCGACCGGTCCGCTGGCGGGCCTGCCGGTGTGGGGGACGGGCGCGCTCACGGTCGTCACCATCGGCGCCCAGACCAACGGCCCCACGTCCACCCAGGCCAACGGGTTCTTTGGGACCAATCTCAAGTACTCCGGGTACGACGCGATCATCGTGCAGGGGCAGTCGAAGGACTGGGTCTACCTCTACATCGACGACGACGTCGTCGAGCTGCGCGAGGCGACGTTCCTGCTGGGCAAGGACACCTGGGAGACGCAGGAGGCGCTCGGCGCCGCCCACGGGCTCTCCGGCCATCAGCTCTCCGTCTATGCCATCGGCCCGGCCGGCGAGAACCTGGTGCGCTTCGCGGCCATCCACGGCGACTATGGCCACGTCGCCTCGAAGAACGGGTGCGGCGCGGTCATGGGTAAGAAGAAGCTCAAGGCGGTGGCCATCGTGAAGGGGACGCGGGCCCTCACGGCCGCCGACTACCGCGGCGTGATCCAGGCCGCCGACGACATCGCCCACGACCTCCGCACCGATCCCTCGGCGAAGTCGCTGTACGAGTACGGCACCCTGCCGGGCGTCGTCAACCTCTCCAAGCTCGGCGTGCTGCCCATCAAGAACTACACGACCAACGTGCCCTACGACGACACGTCGAGCTGGGAGGCCCCCAAGCTGCGGGAGGGCTTCGACCACCGCGGCCACCAGTGCAACGCCTGTGGCATGCACCACTGCCACATGCAGGTGATCCGCGGCGGCGAGCACAAGGGGAAGGTCGTCGACGAGCCGGAGTACGAGGGGTGGTCGGGCTGCGGCTGGCAGATCGGCGCGCGCGACAAGGAAGGGATCTCCTGGCTCAACACCGAGTGCGATCGTGCCTGCGTGGACGTCAACGAGTTCGGCTGGGTCTGCGGCTGGGTGATGGAGTGCCAGGAGAAGGGCTACCTCACCAAGGAGCAGCTCGGCTTCGAGCTCGGCTGGGGCGACATCAAGGGCGCCCGCCGGCTGCTGGGGATGATCTCGCACCGCGAGGGGTTCGGCGACCTGCTGGCCGAGGGCGTGAAGATTGCCGCCGAGCGCCTGGGCGGCCGGGCCAAGGAGTGCGCGATCTACACGCTGCTGGGCGCTTCACCGCGGGGCCACGATCACCGCGGGCGCTGGGACGAGATGCTCGACACCTGCATGGCCGGCACCGGGACCCTGGAAAGCGGCGTCCCCGTCCACGTGGCCGAGCTGGGGCTGCCCACGCGCATCACCCCCTTCGACGGCGAGGCGGTGGCCCGGCAGGTCGCCGGTATCCTCGGGCGTCGCCACTTCGAGGACTCGCTGGGCATCTGCATCTTCACCGCGCGCACGCGCATGGAGAACCTCTGTCGGGCGCTTTCGGCGGCCACGGGCTGGTACTACACCCTGGACGAGGCGATGAGGTTCGGGCGGCGCACCGCCGCGATCCTCCGATCGGTGCGGCTCCGCTGTGGCATCGGCCCGAAGCTCGAGCGGCCGTCGGCCCGCTACGGCTCCACGCCGCACGACGGCCCCGCCAAGGGGCAGGCCGTCAGCGAGCAATGGGAGAAGATGGTCGACACCTGGTACACGCAGGTGGGCTACGACCGCAAGACCGGCAAGCCGCTCCCCCAGACGCTCAAGGAGCTGGGGCTCGACTGGCTCGCGCGAGACCTCTGGGGGCCGAAGAGGTAG
- a CDS encoding aldo/keto reductase translates to MLTGRATDAGTERYAARCAPSVPTEHFRRWRPLGLLASLGLGTYLGADDAATDALYRRAIVRAVERGFNVIDTAVNYRHQRSERAVGAALGDLVGRGPFQRGEVVVATKGGYIPLDAESTLDPRTYFTETYLRPGIVRPDDVVAGAHCMTPRYLQEQLDRSRANLGLETVDIYYLHNPETQLQEVEHEKFLTRTRAAFQALEQAVREGKIGCYGTATWNGYRQLPTAPDYLSLEEMVTAARDVGGPDHHFKVIQLPYNLAMPEAFTRANQRVGDQTVTALEAARRLGIYVMASASVYQGQLARNLPPVVAEYLPGFTTDAQRALQFVRSTPGIGTALIGMKSAPHVEENAVVAATSPMPWEKFRRLFTPA, encoded by the coding sequence ATGCTGACCGGTCGCGCGACGGACGCCGGCACCGAGCGATACGCCGCCCGCTGTGCACCGAGCGTCCCCACCGAGCATTTTCGGCGCTGGAGGCCCCTGGGACTGCTCGCGAGCCTCGGCCTCGGCACCTATCTCGGAGCCGACGACGCCGCGACCGACGCCCTCTACCGGCGCGCGATCGTACGGGCGGTGGAGCGCGGCTTCAACGTGATCGACACCGCGGTGAACTACCGCCACCAGCGGAGCGAGCGCGCCGTCGGCGCCGCCCTCGGCGACCTCGTCGGCCGCGGCCCCTTCCAGCGTGGCGAGGTGGTCGTGGCCACCAAGGGCGGCTACATCCCGCTCGACGCCGAGTCCACGCTCGACCCGCGCACGTACTTCACCGAGACCTATCTCCGCCCGGGGATCGTCCGGCCCGACGATGTGGTGGCCGGCGCCCACTGCATGACGCCGCGGTACCTTCAGGAGCAGCTCGATCGCAGCCGCGCGAACCTCGGCCTGGAGACCGTCGACATCTATTACCTGCACAACCCGGAGACCCAGCTCCAGGAGGTCGAGCACGAGAAGTTCCTGACCCGGACGCGCGCCGCCTTCCAGGCCCTCGAGCAGGCCGTCCGGGAGGGGAAGATCGGCTGCTACGGCACGGCGACGTGGAACGGCTACCGCCAGCTGCCCACTGCGCCCGACTATCTGTCGCTCGAGGAGATGGTCACCGCCGCGCGCGACGTCGGCGGCCCCGATCACCACTTCAAGGTGATTCAGCTGCCCTACAACCTCGCCATGCCCGAGGCGTTCACCCGCGCCAACCAGCGCGTAGGGGACCAGACGGTGACGGCCCTGGAGGCGGCGCGCCGCCTCGGCATCTACGTGATGGCCTCGGCGTCGGTGTACCAGGGCCAGCTTGCGCGGAACCTGCCCCCGGTCGTCGCCGAGTACCTGCCGGGCTTCACGACGGACGCGCAGCGCGCGCTCCAGTTCGTACGGTCCACGCCCGGGATCGGCACCGCGCTCATTGGAATGAAGTCGGCGCCCCACGTGGAGGAGAACGCGGTCGTGGCTGCGACGTCACCGATGCCCTGGGAGAAATTCAGGCGCCTGTTCACCCCGGCTTGA
- a CDS encoding GNAT family N-acetyltransferase: MRATVDRVGVDSHGRSTKVQIRRVRKGDLSKVRDVIEQTFSDFLERQLGTRPRQPFGGAQYVHHRWLMEPWGCFVAEEDQSKIVGAGLGVTWGAVGVLGPIAVLTNYQNQKIGQQLIQAVEDFFEENKVALHGCVTYPTSPKHLAVYHKFGYRPKGLMVVMSRVLERRDSRGSAPRPPKAPLAARRFSTLEETKKKAALARFHRITNAVCRGLDLAKEVEIVDGLALGDTLLLERGRDLVGFAIYHTPGVSEAPAGALYVKYLALDPQQKRVEYLEQFIAALEDLGHELGIQRVILPVYTTYWTAYSTLLRGGYQVDFTMVRMQRGKQEGYEDPTHLVLDDWR, translated from the coding sequence GTGAGGGCGACGGTCGATCGCGTCGGGGTCGATTCCCACGGGCGTTCGACCAAGGTCCAGATCCGGCGCGTCCGCAAGGGCGATCTCTCCAAGGTCCGCGACGTCATCGAGCAGACCTTCAGCGATTTCCTCGAGCGCCAGCTGGGAACGCGCCCGCGGCAACCGTTCGGTGGCGCCCAGTACGTCCACCACCGCTGGCTCATGGAGCCCTGGGGCTGCTTCGTCGCCGAGGAGGATCAGTCCAAGATCGTCGGCGCCGGGCTGGGCGTGACGTGGGGCGCCGTCGGCGTGCTCGGGCCCATCGCGGTGCTCACGAACTACCAGAACCAGAAGATCGGCCAGCAGCTCATCCAGGCGGTCGAGGACTTCTTCGAGGAGAACAAGGTCGCCTTGCACGGCTGCGTCACCTATCCGACGAGCCCCAAGCACCTCGCCGTCTATCACAAGTTCGGCTACCGGCCGAAGGGTCTGATGGTGGTGATGAGCCGCGTGCTCGAGCGGCGCGACAGCCGGGGTTCGGCGCCCCGCCCGCCGAAGGCGCCGCTGGCCGCGCGCCGCTTCTCCACGCTGGAGGAGACGAAAAAGAAGGCGGCGCTCGCGCGATTCCACCGGATCACCAACGCCGTTTGCCGGGGCCTGGACCTGGCCAAAGAAGTCGAGATCGTCGATGGCCTCGCGCTGGGGGATACCCTGCTGCTGGAGCGGGGACGCGATCTGGTGGGCTTTGCGATCTATCACACGCCTGGCGTGAGCGAGGCGCCCGCGGGCGCCCTCTACGTCAAGTACCTCGCTCTCGATCCCCAGCAGAAGCGGGTGGAGTACCTCGAGCAGTTCATCGCGGCCCTCGAGGATCTGGGCCACGAGCTGGGCATCCAGCGGGTCATCCTGCCTGTCTACACGACCTACTGGACGGCCTACAGCACCTTGCTCCGGGGGGGGTATCAGGTCGACTTCACGATGGTCCGCATGCAGCGCGGCAAGCAGGAGGGGTACGAGGACCCCACCCACCTGGTGCTCGACGACTGGCGTTGA
- a CDS encoding DUF4286 family protein has protein sequence MATVLFVVKATITKDREEAFNRWYNEEHIPQFLQFKGAVSARRYKAIMGEDRYQYMAVYELQDEATFRRLMGSPHFKQLKAEYDAAFGVASERARFAYTQVWP, from the coding sequence ATGGCCACCGTGCTGTTCGTGGTGAAGGCCACCATCACCAAGGATCGGGAGGAAGCCTTCAACCGCTGGTACAACGAGGAGCATATTCCGCAGTTTCTCCAGTTCAAGGGCGCGGTCAGCGCCCGCCGGTACAAGGCCATCATGGGGGAGGACCGCTACCAGTACATGGCCGTCTACGAGCTGCAGGACGAAGCGACCTTCCGCCGGCTCATGGGATCGCCGCACTTCAAGCAGCTCAAGGCCGAGTACGACGCCGCGTTCGGCGTGGCGAGCGAGCGGGCGCGCTTCGCGTACACGCAGGTCTGGCCATAG
- a CDS encoding 2-hydroxy-3-oxopropionate reductase, whose protein sequence is MAQVIGFIGLGIMGRPMAKNLLKAGYPLVVHNRSRGPVDELVAAGAKAATAPRDVAGRCDVLVTMLPNSPDVELVALGKDGIIEGARSGLVFVDMSTISPIVSQKVGKALEAKGVRMLDAPVSGGEKGAIEGALSIMVGGDKAVFEAVLPIFQAMGKTITHLGPLGFGGFTKLANQIIVAINLTALGEALTLAKKAGLDRELTLKALAGGLAGSKCLDQKAPNYIAGSYKPGFKIDLHYKDLGLIMEAARALGVPLPATAVVQELFNALRVKGRGGLDHSAVITLLEDLAGASA, encoded by the coding sequence ATGGCGCAAGTAATTGGATTCATTGGCCTTGGAATCATGGGCCGCCCCATGGCCAAGAACCTACTCAAGGCGGGTTACCCACTGGTTGTCCACAACCGGAGCCGTGGACCGGTCGACGAGCTGGTTGCGGCCGGGGCCAAGGCCGCTACGGCACCCAGGGATGTGGCGGGCCGGTGTGACGTCCTCGTCACCATGCTTCCCAACTCCCCGGACGTCGAGCTGGTCGCGCTCGGCAAGGACGGGATCATCGAGGGCGCGCGCTCGGGGCTGGTCTTCGTGGACATGTCCACGATCTCGCCTATCGTGTCGCAGAAGGTCGGCAAGGCGCTCGAGGCCAAGGGCGTCAGGATGCTGGATGCCCCCGTCTCCGGGGGCGAGAAGGGCGCGATCGAGGGAGCGCTCTCCATCATGGTGGGCGGCGACAAGGCCGTCTTCGAGGCGGTGCTTCCGATCTTCCAGGCAATGGGCAAGACGATCACGCACCTGGGGCCGCTCGGGTTCGGCGGCTTCACCAAACTGGCCAACCAGATCATCGTCGCCATCAACCTGACCGCGCTCGGGGAGGCGCTGACGCTCGCCAAGAAGGCCGGCCTCGACCGTGAGCTGACGCTCAAGGCGCTCGCGGGCGGACTGGCCGGCTCGAAGTGCCTCGACCAGAAGGCGCCCAACTACATCGCCGGCAGCTACAAGCCGGGCTTCAAGATCGACCTGCACTACAAGGATCTCGGCCTCATCATGGAGGCCGCGCGCGCGCTCGGCGTGCCCCTTCCGGCGACGGCCGTCGTGCAGGAGCTGTTCAACGCGCTGCGCGTCAAGGGACGTGGCGGCCTCGACCACTCCGCCGTGATCACCTTGCTGGAAGACCTCGCGGGCGCTTCCGCGTGA
- a CDS encoding luciferase family protein, with product MAALQAAQGRVRRRVRRGERAGALRVHAGLAIVRRFRGLGRGRRTRRTLTRGGAGPAYRLNEALARWTGVKITPMFGRWGYFVGPRLFACFPVREKDRDLWIRLTVEDQTRALRDPRVRPHRRFARRGWVELIIDDPAQMELALRWLRRAWSAVTRSPEAAD from the coding sequence ATCGCCGCACTTCAAGCAGCTCAAGGCCGAGTACGACGCCGCGTTCGGCGTGGCGAGCGAGCGGGCGCGCTTCGCGTACACGCAGGTCTGGCCATAGTCCGGCGGTTCCGCGGTCTCGGCCGTGGGCGCCGGACGCGGCGTACGCTCACGCGGGGCGGGGCCGGGCCCGCCTACCGCCTGAACGAGGCCCTGGCGCGGTGGACGGGCGTGAAGATCACGCCCATGTTCGGGCGCTGGGGCTACTTCGTGGGCCCGCGGCTTTTCGCCTGCTTTCCCGTGCGGGAGAAGGACCGGGACCTGTGGATCCGCCTGACCGTCGAGGACCAGACGCGCGCGCTCCGTGATCCGCGCGTGCGCCCGCACCGCCGTTTCGCCCGCCGCGGCTGGGTGGAACTGATCATCGACGACCCCGCGCAGATGGAGCTGGCGCTGCGCTGGCTCCGGCGCGCCTGGTCCGCCGTCACGCGCAGCCCCGAGGCGGCCGACTGA
- a CDS encoding copper resistance CopC family protein — MTSLWLALIVGALLLSRGPAASAHSLLLDSSPAAGAVVARPGRVSLRFNNRIEKRLSRIRLVDPRGEARVLATLPGGPPERLEAVAPALGPGAYRLEWSVLSTDGHLVSGAFPFRIRP; from the coding sequence TTGACGTCCCTCTGGCTTGCCCTCATCGTCGGCGCCCTGCTCCTGAGCCGGGGGCCGGCCGCCTCCGCCCACTCGCTCCTGCTCGACTCGTCACCCGCTGCCGGCGCCGTGGTCGCTCGGCCGGGCCGCGTCAGCCTCAGGTTCAACAACCGGATCGAGAAGCGGCTCTCGCGCATCCGTCTGGTCGACCCGCGCGGTGAGGCGCGCGTGCTAGCGACGCTGCCCGGCGGGCCCCCCGAGCGGCTCGAGGCGGTGGCGCCGGCCCTCGGGCCGGGAGCGTACCGCCTGGAGTGGTCCGTGCTCTCCACCGACGGCCACCTGGTGAGCGGCGCCTTCCCCTTCCGGATCAGGCCGTAG
- a CDS encoding MFS transporter, with translation MAPGMLDRLRRLHPFQTPDAQRLALLFAIVYFAQGMWYLPNQTITIVLKERGLSAGQVATFFSITTIPWLIKPVYGLVSDFVPLFGRRRKSYLLLTSALATSAGATMALVADHSYWRLAIFFTIMGLGLAFTDVLVDALMVENGRPRGLTGAFQSVQWAAIYAATVLVGVLGGHLAEKRDLHAAFAIAACFPLISFLMAVLFVTEAPAPADREAFRETLAAIRGALGERDVWVVAGFIFFWTFSPSFGPALIYYQTDVLKFSQRFIGILGSLGAIAAVVGAFVYAPLSRWVPLKRLINLAIGIGIGGTLAYLGYRGPLSAVVIDTVFGCIGMITQLAFLDLAAKSCPRRVEATFFALLMSVFNGGVQGSQIVGGYLYDWLGYTPLIFISTGMTALAWFLVPLVKIHRIDAKARAEAATSG, from the coding sequence ATGGCGCCCGGGATGCTCGACCGCCTCCGAAGGCTGCACCCCTTCCAGACTCCCGACGCTCAACGCCTCGCCCTTCTCTTCGCCATCGTCTACTTCGCCCAGGGCATGTGGTACCTGCCCAACCAGACGATCACCATCGTTCTCAAGGAACGCGGGCTGTCGGCCGGCCAGGTAGCGACGTTCTTCTCGATCACCACGATCCCGTGGCTGATCAAGCCCGTCTACGGGCTCGTCTCGGACTTCGTCCCGCTCTTCGGGCGGCGGCGGAAGAGCTACCTGCTGCTCACCTCCGCGCTAGCGACGAGCGCCGGCGCCACCATGGCGCTCGTCGCGGACCATTCCTACTGGCGGCTGGCGATCTTCTTCACGATCATGGGGCTGGGCCTGGCCTTCACGGACGTGCTGGTGGACGCGCTCATGGTGGAGAACGGCCGGCCGCGCGGCCTCACCGGCGCCTTCCAGTCGGTCCAGTGGGCCGCGATCTACGCCGCGACGGTGCTGGTCGGGGTTCTCGGAGGCCATCTGGCCGAGAAGCGCGACCTCCACGCCGCCTTCGCCATCGCCGCCTGCTTCCCGCTGATCTCGTTCCTCATGGCGGTCCTGTTCGTCACCGAGGCCCCGGCGCCCGCCGACCGCGAGGCCTTCCGTGAGACCTTGGCGGCGATACGGGGGGCCCTGGGGGAGCGGGACGTGTGGGTGGTAGCCGGCTTCATCTTCTTCTGGACGTTCAGCCCCTCGTTCGGGCCCGCCCTCATCTACTACCAGACGGACGTCCTGAAGTTCAGCCAGCGGTTCATCGGCATCCTCGGCTCGCTGGGGGCCATCGCCGCCGTGGTGGGGGCGTTCGTCTATGCGCCGCTCTCGCGGTGGGTGCCGCTCAAGAGGCTGATCAACCTGGCGATCGGCATCGGCATCGGGGGCACGCTGGCCTACCTCGGCTACCGCGGCCCGCTCTCCGCCGTGGTCATCGACACGGTCTTCGGCTGCATCGGCATGATCACGCAGCTCGCCTTCCTGGACCTGGCGGCCAAGAGCTGCCCCCGCCGGGTGGAGGCGACGTTCTTCGCCCTGCTGATGTCGGTGTTCAACGGCGGCGTGCAGGGCTCGCAGATCGTGGGCGGTTACCTGTACGACTGGCTGGGCTACACGCCGCTCATCTTCATCTCGACCGGGATGACGGCCTTGGCGTGGTTCCTCGTCCCCCTGGTGAAGATCCACCGGATCGACGCCAAGGCCCGCGCCGAGGCCGCCACGTCGGGCTAG
- a CDS encoding CopD family protein — protein MAGFLDVLLRGLLLTFVSVAVGGIAWLRLVLRAEPYAKPDVAAAASLRAVSTAAWLAAAVQGVILLLLLADLTAQTGGLPLGPYLETTFARIALGRVVLGVMLGVVAARLARRAAGRRAWAALATLGLSLVVSSAALSHAVARVSDRALLFAVDAAHQLAVAVWVGGLAHLTLHAVRGRGEADPRDRVVARRFSSVALGAVTALTATGVTLTVIYVGDLAALVGTAYGVMILSKVTLLGAVLVLAYANFRLVRRAAAASTARLARLVEVELGLGVTVLFVAASLTSLPPAVDVGADRATVAEVASRFVPAPPRLASPPIDELLRTADPLMAPPGERKPVERAWSEYNHHWAGLFVLAMGLLAVLERLGLRGGRHWPLALLGLAIFLFIRNDPRAWPLGPAGFWESMTLPDVLQHRAFVLLIVAFGVFEWMVRTGRLRPRPWSYVFPLLCAVGGGLLLTHSHAMFSLKDEFLTEVTHAPLGILGSFAGWGRWLEVRLPEAGETPGWIWRACLVGVGLLLLFYRES, from the coding sequence ATGGCAGGCTTCCTGGACGTGCTCCTGCGCGGGTTGCTGCTGACGTTCGTCAGCGTCGCCGTCGGCGGCATCGCCTGGCTCCGCCTGGTCCTCCGGGCGGAGCCCTACGCGAAGCCCGACGTCGCCGCCGCCGCCTCGCTCCGCGCGGTCTCGACGGCGGCGTGGCTCGCGGCGGCCGTGCAGGGCGTGATCCTGCTGCTGCTCCTCGCGGATCTCACCGCCCAGACCGGCGGACTGCCGCTGGGGCCTTATCTAGAAACGACCTTCGCGCGCATCGCGCTGGGGCGCGTCGTCCTCGGCGTGATGCTGGGCGTCGTGGCGGCGAGACTGGCGCGCCGGGCGGCGGGGCGGCGCGCCTGGGCGGCGCTGGCGACGCTGGGCCTGTCCCTCGTCGTCTCGTCCGCCGCGCTGAGCCACGCCGTCGCCCGCGTGAGCGATCGCGCGCTGCTCTTTGCAGTCGACGCCGCCCACCAGCTCGCCGTCGCGGTCTGGGTGGGCGGTCTCGCCCACCTGACGCTCCACGCGGTGCGGGGCCGGGGCGAGGCGGACCCTCGCGACCGCGTGGTGGCGCGCCGCTTCTCGTCGGTGGCGCTCGGCGCCGTCACCGCGCTGACCGCGACGGGGGTCACGCTGACGGTGATCTACGTCGGCGACCTGGCGGCCCTGGTAGGCACCGCGTACGGGGTGATGATCCTCAGCAAGGTGACGCTGCTCGGCGCCGTCCTGGTGCTCGCTTACGCCAACTTCCGCCTGGTGCGCCGGGCCGCCGCCGCGTCGACCGCGCGCCTGGCGCGCCTGGTGGAGGTGGAGCTCGGGCTCGGCGTCACCGTTCTCTTCGTGGCGGCGTCCCTCACCTCGCTGCCGCCGGCGGTGGACGTGGGGGCCGACCGTGCGACCGTCGCCGAGGTCGCGTCGCGGTTCGTGCCCGCGCCGCCGCGCCTGGCCAGTCCTCCGATCGACGAGCTGCTGCGCACCGCCGATCCGCTCATGGCGCCGCCGGGGGAGCGCAAGCCCGTCGAGCGCGCGTGGTCGGAGTACAACCACCACTGGGCGGGACTGTTCGTGCTGGCCATGGGGCTGCTCGCGGTGCTCGAGCGTCTCGGCCTCCGCGGGGGGCGCCACTGGCCGCTCGCGCTGCTGGGGCTGGCGATCTTCCTCTTCATTCGCAACGACCCCCGCGCCTGGCCGCTCGGCCCCGCGGGCTTCTGGGAGAGCATGACGCTGCCGGACGTCCTGCAGCACCGCGCCTTCGTGCTGCTGATCGTCGCCTTCGGCGTCTTCGAGTGGATGGTGCGCACCGGGCGCTTGCGTCCCCGGCCCTGGAGCTACGTCTTTCCACTCCTGTGCGCCGTCGGTGGCGGGCTCCTCCTCACGCACTCCCACGCGATGTTCAGCCTGAAGGACGAATTCCTGACCGAGGTGACGCACGCGCCGCTGGGGATCCTCGGGAGCTTCGCCGGCTGGGGGCGCTGGCTGGAGGTCCGACTGCCCGAGGCCGGCGAGACGCCGGGCTGGATCTGGCGCGCCTGCCTCGTCGGTGTCGGGCTGCTCCTGCTGTTCTATCGCGAGAGCTGA
- the mce gene encoding methylmalonyl-CoA epimerase: MVRRIHHVGIVVKRLTESYRFYRDTLGLPLLRKADLPDQGVRAALLGAGECEIELLEPLDDASGVGRYLARHGEGLHHLCFDTPDVEAALDGLKHRGIELIDTAPRPGLAGRIAFLHPRACAGVLVELATPVEDGRDARPSPLQLKRLVIGASEPKRTADVFRSLFALPEVAMNGGLRTMLGVGQGALLVVPADEVGGTEGLVALSFVAEEFAALTEACDRARVKFLRGTGEVTIEPVSSHGVHLHISRYRFP; encoded by the coding sequence GTGGTGCGACGGATTCATCACGTGGGTATCGTGGTGAAGCGTCTCACGGAGTCCTATAGGTTCTATCGCGACACGCTGGGGCTGCCGCTGCTCAGGAAGGCGGACCTCCCGGATCAGGGCGTGCGCGCGGCGTTGCTGGGCGCCGGCGAGTGCGAGATCGAGCTGCTGGAGCCGCTCGATGACGCGAGCGGCGTGGGGCGCTATCTCGCGCGCCACGGCGAGGGCCTCCACCACCTCTGCTTCGACACCCCCGACGTCGAGGCCGCGCTCGACGGGCTCAAGCACCGCGGCATCGAGCTGATCGACACGGCGCCGCGCCCGGGCCTGGCCGGCCGTATCGCCTTCCTGCACCCGCGGGCGTGCGCCGGGGTGCTGGTGGAGCTGGCCACGCCGGTCGAGGACGGGAGGGACGCTCGCCCCTCACCGTTGCAGCTCAAGCGCCTGGTGATCGGAGCCAGCGAGCCGAAGCGCACCGCCGACGTCTTCCGGTCGCTCTTCGCGCTGCCGGAGGTGGCGATGAACGGCGGGCTCCGCACCATGCTGGGCGTGGGCCAGGGGGCGCTGCTGGTCGTGCCGGCCGACGAGGTGGGCGGGACGGAGGGGTTGGTGGCGCTGTCGTTCGTCGCCGAGGAGTTCGCCGCGCTGACCGAGGCCTGCGACCGGGCCCGCGTGAAGTTCCTCCGGGGGACGGGCGAGGTGACTATCGAGCCGGTGTCCAGTCACGGCGTGCATCTGCACATCAGCCGCTACCGCTTCCCCTAG